A genomic stretch from Sander vitreus isolate 19-12246 chromosome 17, sanVit1, whole genome shotgun sequence includes:
- the ovch1 gene encoding ovochymase-1, whose product MLCVCLLAAWLLPATHSDPNLNTTQQKHGPFSAQLGFNLSGVRSFGLEQELETRIIGGQEAWAHSWPWHVSLCYMSTPACGGAVIAPLWVVSAAHCFKRYNKASFWTVLAGKHDLDDPNEPGQQLVGLSLIVSHPSYDIRTKANDVALLKLQQPLTFNTFVRPINVWMAPLPTLRSCTITGWGSSRENGARVNRLQEVNVTILPSDICNQYYTNGILPSMFCAGKDEGGVDACQGDSGGPLSCFTGSRYELAGLVSWGVGCGRAKKPGVYTRVQLYTLWIADIMHAQNDRYADDLPATESRCGKQQNISCEQFPVLAVLSVSEDGEASLGNVTEACPFLWPWQVSLQAANGRHYCSGALIHRNWVLTAQHCNVRAKKDMVVLGVHDLRFSSSETVPVDKVFNLPKDRSFPPKSDLSLLRLAVPATFSPDVSPICVPKKDEDLDSSWSCVTVGWRTSSTAADVDPHRLHHVGLTLVNQTSCSQKWGGGLITNSYICSHPGGSTSCMGDSGAPLVCRKHGAYFLFGVVTWGSRRCDAEKPAVFSRVSKYHGWITEVTQDV is encoded by the exons atgctgtgtgtctgtctgctggcaGCGTGGCTGCTACCTGCAACACACTCag ATCCAAACCTGAATACAACTCAGCAGAAACATGGACCTTTCTCTGCACAACTTGGATTCA acCTGTCGGGGGTGCGGTCCTTCGGTCTAGAACAGGAACTAGAGACCCGGATCATCGGGGGTCAGGAGGCCTGGGCCCACTCGTGGCCCTGGCATGTGTCTCTCTGCTACATGTCCACGCCGGCCTGCGGTGGCGCCGTCATCGCCCCGCTGTGGGTCGTCTCTGCCGCTCACTGCTTcaaaag GTACAATAAAGCTTCTTTCTGGACGGTTCTGGCAGGAAAACACGACCTGGACGACCCGAATGAACCTGGACAACAA CTAGTGGGACTCTCTCTGATCGTGAGCCATCCCAGCTACGACATTCGGACCAAAGCGAACGACGTGGCGCTGCTGAAGCTGCAGCAGCCGCTGACCTTCAACACGTTCGTCCGGCCGATCAACGTCTGGATGGCGCCGCTACCAACGCTCCGGAGCTGCACCATCACGGGCTGGGGCTCCAGCCGAGAGA ATGGAGCGCGAGTGAACAGACTGCAGGAAGTGAACGTCACCATCCTGCCGTCAGACAtttgtaaccagtattacaccAACGGCATCCTGCCGTCCATGTTCTGTGCCGGGAAAGACGAAGGAGGAGTGGACGCCTGCCAG GGGGACTCTGGCGGTCCTCTGTCCTGCTTCACCGGCAGCCGGTATGAGTTGGCAGGTCTGGTGAGTTGGGGGGTCGGCTGTGGACGAGCCAAGAAACCCGGCGTGTACACCCGAGTCCAACTGTACACGCTCTGGATTGCTGACATTATGC ACGCTCAGAATGACAGGTACGCAGACGACCTCCCTGCTACAG AGAGCAGATGTGGGAAGCAGCAGAACATCAGCTGTGAGCAGTTTCCGGTCCTCGCCGTCTTGTCGGTGTCTGAGGACGGCGAGGCGTCGCTGGGGAACGTGACGGAGGCGTGTCCGTTCCTCTGGCCCTGGCAGGTCAGCCTGCAGGCCGCCAACGGACGCCATTACTGCAGCGGGGCGCTCATCCACCGCAACTGGGTGCTCACGGCGCAGCACTGCAACGTCAG AGCGAAGAAGGACATGGTTGTTCTGGGAGTCCATGACCTCCGGTTCTCCTCGTCTGAAACCGTCCCGGTGGACAAAGTCTTCAACCTGCCGAAGGACCGCAGCTTCCCGCCCAAATCTGACCTGTCGCTGCTCCGCCTCGCCGTGCCCGCCACTTTCA gCCCGGATGTGTCTCCAATTTGTGTCCCCAAGAAGGACGAGGACTTGGATAGCAGCTGGTCTTGTGTCACAGTTGGCTGGAGAACCTCGAGCACAGCAG CGGACGTAGACCCCCACCGGCTGCACCACGTGGGACTGACCCTGGTTAACCAGACGAGCTGCAGCCAGAAATGGGGCGGAGGACTCATCACCAACTCCTACATCTGTTCCCATCCTGGCGGCTCCACCTCCTGCATG ggcGACTCTGGAGCGCCGCTGGTGTGTCGGAAACACGGAGCCTACTTCCTGTTTGGCGTGGTGACCTGGGGCAGCCGGCGCTGCGACGCCGAGAAACCGGCCGTGTTCTCCCGAGTATCCAAGTACCACGGATGGATCACCGAGGTGACTCAAGATGTCTGA
- the parp12b gene encoding protein mono-ADP-ribosyltransferase PARP12b isoform X3, which yields MSWSGSSGSGSEFSREVQLSTALLCGSSGSMPLLQLHRELLQRCEITEEEFCWVLQGCSRFRLVSRPAEDGWLRPEDCTVVARTSLRLCGRQEECGGRGSVSGGCEQLHLCKFFIYGNCRFGKGRKPCKFSHDIHSDHNLALLRECTLHELTKEQLAVLLLQNDNTLLPEVCMHYNRGDGPHGACSFQDTCTRVHLCQHFVRGDCAFGLGCKRQHAIDTHGRRMLEERGLGGDIINQLPFIYRNIHHLAAAEKCPDSSYEAADQLDEQPEICLHFIRDSCRFQNGCRRIHFPLPYLWEVFDGVAWTALQNMEDIERDYCNPSKTQSGGDWPVDFLSWTRDSQAVRRLSTVSSVMKPPHYVLTTNWLWYYRAKRGNWVEYGQPTCTRGTPNTEPRGESVVAPASCPWPRSPNVRGTTT from the exons ATGTCTTGGTCCGGGTCCTCCGGGTCCGGGTCCGAGTTCAGCCGGGAGGTGCAGCTGTCCACCGCGCTGCTGTGCGGCAGCTCGGGCTCCATGCCGCTGCTGCAGCTTCACCGCGAGCTGCTGCAGCGCTGCGAAATCACCGAAGAAGAGTTCTGCTGGGTCCTCCAGGGGTGCTCCCGCTTCCGGTTGGTCAGCCGGCCCGCGGAGGACGGCTGGCTGCGGCCGGAGGACTGCACGGTGGTGGCCAGGACGTCGCTGCGGCTGTGCGGCAGGCAGGAGGAGTGCGGCGGCCGCGGCAGCGTTAGCGGCGGCTGCGAGCAGCTGCACCTCTGCAAGTTCTTCATCTACGGAAACTGCAGGTTCGGCAAGGGAAG gaaGCCGTGTAAATTCTCCCATGACATCCACTCTGATCATAACTTGGCGTTGCTGAGAGAGTGCACGCTGCACGAGCTCACCAAGGAACAGCtggcagtgctgctgctgcagaacgACAACACACTGCTGCCagaa GTGTGCATGCACTATAACCGTGGCGATGGTCCTCACGGCGCCTGCAGCTTCCAGGACACCTGCACCAGAGTCCACCTGTGTCAGCACTTTGTTCGGGGCGACTGTGCCTTCGGACTGGGCTGCAAACGCCAGCACGCCATCGACACACACGGGCGCCGCATGCTGGAGGAGAGAGGACTGGGCGGTGACATCATCAACCAGCTGCCCTTCATCTACAGGAACATCCACCACCTCGCCGCTGCCG AGAAATGTCCTGATTCTTCGTACGAAGCTGCCGATCAGCTGGACGAGCAGCCGGAGATCTGTCTGCACTTCATCAGAGACAGCTGCAGGTTCCAGA acggGTGTCGGCGCATTCACTTCCCCCTGCCCTATCTGTGGGAGGTGTTTGATGGCGTCGCCTGGACAGCCCTGCAGAACATGGAGGACATCGAGCGGGATTACTGCAACCCGTCCAAGacacagag TGGCGGTGATTGGCCCGTGGACTTCCTGTCGTGGACTCGGGACTCGCAGGCGGTTCGCCGTCTGTCCACGGTTTCCTCGGTAATGAAGCCGCCTCACTATGTCCTGACCACTAATTGGCTGTGGTACTACCGGGCGAAGCGCGGGAACTGGGTGGAGTACGGGCAGCCG ACATGTACCAGAGGAACCCCAAACACAGAACCAAGAGGAGAGTCCGTCGTCGCCCCCGCTTCGTGTCCGTGGCCGAGGTCACCAAACGTTAGAGGGACCACAACCTGA
- the parp12b gene encoding protein mono-ADP-ribosyltransferase PARP12b isoform X1 — MSWSGSSGSGSEFSREVQLSTALLCGSSGSMPLLQLHRELLQRCEITEEEFCWVLQGCSRFRLVSRPAEDGWLRPEDCTVVARTSLRLCGRQEECGGRGSVSGGCEQLHLCKFFIYGNCRFGKGRKPCKFSHDIHSDHNLALLRECTLHELTKEQLAVLLLQNDNTLLPEVCMHYNRGDGPHGACSFQDTCTRVHLCQHFVRGDCAFGLGCKRQHAIDTHGRRMLEERGLGGDIINQLPFIYRNIHHLAAAEKCPDSSYEAADQLDEQPEICLHFIRDSCRFQNGCRRIHFPLPYLWEVFDGVAWTALQNMEDIERDYCNPSKTQSGGDWPVDFLSWTRDSQAVRRLSTVSSVMKPPHYVLTTNWLWYYRAKRGNWVEYGQPDERQRTTSVTSRTLEEAFLADRTADVSVVKDQRQYVVSFKDMYQRNPKHRTKRRVRRRPRFVSVAEVTKR, encoded by the exons ATGTCTTGGTCCGGGTCCTCCGGGTCCGGGTCCGAGTTCAGCCGGGAGGTGCAGCTGTCCACCGCGCTGCTGTGCGGCAGCTCGGGCTCCATGCCGCTGCTGCAGCTTCACCGCGAGCTGCTGCAGCGCTGCGAAATCACCGAAGAAGAGTTCTGCTGGGTCCTCCAGGGGTGCTCCCGCTTCCGGTTGGTCAGCCGGCCCGCGGAGGACGGCTGGCTGCGGCCGGAGGACTGCACGGTGGTGGCCAGGACGTCGCTGCGGCTGTGCGGCAGGCAGGAGGAGTGCGGCGGCCGCGGCAGCGTTAGCGGCGGCTGCGAGCAGCTGCACCTCTGCAAGTTCTTCATCTACGGAAACTGCAGGTTCGGCAAGGGAAG gaaGCCGTGTAAATTCTCCCATGACATCCACTCTGATCATAACTTGGCGTTGCTGAGAGAGTGCACGCTGCACGAGCTCACCAAGGAACAGCtggcagtgctgctgctgcagaacgACAACACACTGCTGCCagaa GTGTGCATGCACTATAACCGTGGCGATGGTCCTCACGGCGCCTGCAGCTTCCAGGACACCTGCACCAGAGTCCACCTGTGTCAGCACTTTGTTCGGGGCGACTGTGCCTTCGGACTGGGCTGCAAACGCCAGCACGCCATCGACACACACGGGCGCCGCATGCTGGAGGAGAGAGGACTGGGCGGTGACATCATCAACCAGCTGCCCTTCATCTACAGGAACATCCACCACCTCGCCGCTGCCG AGAAATGTCCTGATTCTTCGTACGAAGCTGCCGATCAGCTGGACGAGCAGCCGGAGATCTGTCTGCACTTCATCAGAGACAGCTGCAGGTTCCAGA acggGTGTCGGCGCATTCACTTCCCCCTGCCCTATCTGTGGGAGGTGTTTGATGGCGTCGCCTGGACAGCCCTGCAGAACATGGAGGACATCGAGCGGGATTACTGCAACCCGTCCAAGacacagag TGGCGGTGATTGGCCCGTGGACTTCCTGTCGTGGACTCGGGACTCGCAGGCGGTTCGCCGTCTGTCCACGGTTTCCTCGGTAATGAAGCCGCCTCACTATGTCCTGACCACTAATTGGCTGTGGTACTACCGGGCGAAGCGCGGGAACTGGGTGGAGTACGGGCAGCCG GATGAAAGGCAGCGCACCACGTCGGTGACGTCGCGGACTCTGGAGGAGGCGTTTCTGGCCGACAGAACCGCTGACGTCAGCGTGGTCAAAGACCAGAGACAGTACGTCGTCAGCTTCAAAG ACATGTACCAGAGGAACCCCAAACACAGAACCAAGAGGAGAGTCCGTCGTCGCCCCCGCTTCGTGTCCGTGGCCGAGGTCACCAAACGTTAG
- the parp12b gene encoding protein mono-ADP-ribosyltransferase PARP12b isoform X2: MSWSGSSGSGSEFSREVQLSTALLCGSSGSMPLLQLHRELLQRCEITEEEFCWVLQGCSRFRLVSRPAEDGWLRPEDCTVVARTSLRLCGRQEECGGRGSVSGGCEQLHLCKFFIYGNCRFGKGRKPCKFSHDIHSDHNLALLRECTLHELTKEQLAVLLLQNDNTLLPEVCMHYNRGDGPHGACSFQDTCTRVHLCQHFVRGDCAFGLGCKRQHAIDTHGRRMLEERGLGGDIINQLPFIYRNIHHLAAAEKCPDSSYEAADQLDEQPEICLHFIRDSCRFQNGCRRIHFPLPYLWEVFDGVAWTALQNMEDIERDYCNPSKTQSGGDWPVDFLSWTRDSQAVRRLSTVSSDERQRTTSVTSRTLEEAFLADRTADVSVVKDQRQYVVSFKDMYQRNPKHRTKRRVRRRPRFVSVAEVTKR, encoded by the exons ATGTCTTGGTCCGGGTCCTCCGGGTCCGGGTCCGAGTTCAGCCGGGAGGTGCAGCTGTCCACCGCGCTGCTGTGCGGCAGCTCGGGCTCCATGCCGCTGCTGCAGCTTCACCGCGAGCTGCTGCAGCGCTGCGAAATCACCGAAGAAGAGTTCTGCTGGGTCCTCCAGGGGTGCTCCCGCTTCCGGTTGGTCAGCCGGCCCGCGGAGGACGGCTGGCTGCGGCCGGAGGACTGCACGGTGGTGGCCAGGACGTCGCTGCGGCTGTGCGGCAGGCAGGAGGAGTGCGGCGGCCGCGGCAGCGTTAGCGGCGGCTGCGAGCAGCTGCACCTCTGCAAGTTCTTCATCTACGGAAACTGCAGGTTCGGCAAGGGAAG gaaGCCGTGTAAATTCTCCCATGACATCCACTCTGATCATAACTTGGCGTTGCTGAGAGAGTGCACGCTGCACGAGCTCACCAAGGAACAGCtggcagtgctgctgctgcagaacgACAACACACTGCTGCCagaa GTGTGCATGCACTATAACCGTGGCGATGGTCCTCACGGCGCCTGCAGCTTCCAGGACACCTGCACCAGAGTCCACCTGTGTCAGCACTTTGTTCGGGGCGACTGTGCCTTCGGACTGGGCTGCAAACGCCAGCACGCCATCGACACACACGGGCGCCGCATGCTGGAGGAGAGAGGACTGGGCGGTGACATCATCAACCAGCTGCCCTTCATCTACAGGAACATCCACCACCTCGCCGCTGCCG AGAAATGTCCTGATTCTTCGTACGAAGCTGCCGATCAGCTGGACGAGCAGCCGGAGATCTGTCTGCACTTCATCAGAGACAGCTGCAGGTTCCAGA acggGTGTCGGCGCATTCACTTCCCCCTGCCCTATCTGTGGGAGGTGTTTGATGGCGTCGCCTGGACAGCCCTGCAGAACATGGAGGACATCGAGCGGGATTACTGCAACCCGTCCAAGacacagag TGGCGGTGATTGGCCCGTGGACTTCCTGTCGTGGACTCGGGACTCGCAGGCGGTTCGCCGTCTGTCCACGGTTTCCTCG GATGAAAGGCAGCGCACCACGTCGGTGACGTCGCGGACTCTGGAGGAGGCGTTTCTGGCCGACAGAACCGCTGACGTCAGCGTGGTCAAAGACCAGAGACAGTACGTCGTCAGCTTCAAAG ACATGTACCAGAGGAACCCCAAACACAGAACCAAGAGGAGAGTCCGTCGTCGCCCCCGCTTCGTGTCCGTGGCCGAGGTCACCAAACGTTAG
- the parp12b gene encoding protein mono-ADP-ribosyltransferase PARP12b isoform X4: MSWSGSSGSGSEFSREVQLSTALLCGSSGSMPLLQLHRELLQRCEITEEEFCWVLQGCSRFRLVSRPAEDGWLRPEDCTVVARTSLRLCGRQEECGGRGSVSGGCEQLHLCKFFIYGNCRFGKGRKPCKFSHDIHSDHNLALLRECTLHELTKEQLAVLLLQNDNTLLPEVCMHYNRGDGPHGACSFQDTCTRVHLCQHFVRGDCAFGLGCKRQHAIDTHGRRMLEERGLGGDIINQLPFIYRNIHHLAAAEKCPDSSYEAADQLDEQPEICLHFIRDSCRFQNGCRRIHFPLPYLWEVFDGVAWTALQNMEDIERDYCNPSKTQSGGDWPVDFLSWTRDSQAVRRLSTVSSTCTRGTPNTEPRGESVVAPASCPWPRSPNVRGTTT, from the exons ATGTCTTGGTCCGGGTCCTCCGGGTCCGGGTCCGAGTTCAGCCGGGAGGTGCAGCTGTCCACCGCGCTGCTGTGCGGCAGCTCGGGCTCCATGCCGCTGCTGCAGCTTCACCGCGAGCTGCTGCAGCGCTGCGAAATCACCGAAGAAGAGTTCTGCTGGGTCCTCCAGGGGTGCTCCCGCTTCCGGTTGGTCAGCCGGCCCGCGGAGGACGGCTGGCTGCGGCCGGAGGACTGCACGGTGGTGGCCAGGACGTCGCTGCGGCTGTGCGGCAGGCAGGAGGAGTGCGGCGGCCGCGGCAGCGTTAGCGGCGGCTGCGAGCAGCTGCACCTCTGCAAGTTCTTCATCTACGGAAACTGCAGGTTCGGCAAGGGAAG gaaGCCGTGTAAATTCTCCCATGACATCCACTCTGATCATAACTTGGCGTTGCTGAGAGAGTGCACGCTGCACGAGCTCACCAAGGAACAGCtggcagtgctgctgctgcagaacgACAACACACTGCTGCCagaa GTGTGCATGCACTATAACCGTGGCGATGGTCCTCACGGCGCCTGCAGCTTCCAGGACACCTGCACCAGAGTCCACCTGTGTCAGCACTTTGTTCGGGGCGACTGTGCCTTCGGACTGGGCTGCAAACGCCAGCACGCCATCGACACACACGGGCGCCGCATGCTGGAGGAGAGAGGACTGGGCGGTGACATCATCAACCAGCTGCCCTTCATCTACAGGAACATCCACCACCTCGCCGCTGCCG AGAAATGTCCTGATTCTTCGTACGAAGCTGCCGATCAGCTGGACGAGCAGCCGGAGATCTGTCTGCACTTCATCAGAGACAGCTGCAGGTTCCAGA acggGTGTCGGCGCATTCACTTCCCCCTGCCCTATCTGTGGGAGGTGTTTGATGGCGTCGCCTGGACAGCCCTGCAGAACATGGAGGACATCGAGCGGGATTACTGCAACCCGTCCAAGacacagag TGGCGGTGATTGGCCCGTGGACTTCCTGTCGTGGACTCGGGACTCGCAGGCGGTTCGCCGTCTGTCCACGGTTTCCTCG ACATGTACCAGAGGAACCCCAAACACAGAACCAAGAGGAGAGTCCGTCGTCGCCCCCGCTTCGTGTCCGTGGCCGAGGTCACCAAACGTTAGAGGGACCACAACCTGA